In the genome of Pseudarthrobacter sp. IC2-21, one region contains:
- a CDS encoding organic hydroperoxide resistance protein, whose product MKTLYTAEALASGEGRDGNARTNDGKLDVSLASPVELGGNGQGTNPEQLFAAGYAACFHSALRLVGRKEGADLTDSAVAAKIHFGALDGGAGYGLAAELEIAVPALDLATAEALVAKAHQICPYSNATRGNMTVDIKILEFAA is encoded by the coding sequence ATGAAAACCCTTTACACTGCCGAGGCCCTGGCTTCCGGCGAAGGCCGTGACGGCAACGCACGCACCAATGACGGGAAGCTGGATGTCAGCCTGGCCAGCCCGGTGGAGCTGGGCGGCAACGGCCAGGGCACCAACCCGGAGCAGCTCTTCGCAGCCGGCTACGCCGCCTGCTTCCACTCCGCGCTCCGCCTGGTGGGCCGCAAGGAGGGCGCAGACCTGACGGACTCGGCCGTGGCGGCCAAGATCCACTTTGGCGCATTGGACGGCGGCGCGGGGTACGGCCTCGCGGCGGAGCTGGAAATCGCCGTTCCCGCCCTGGACCTGGCCACCGCCGAGGCCCTGGTGGCCAAGGCGCACCAGATCTGCCCTTACTCCAATGCCACTCGCGGCAACATGACCGTAGACATCAAAATCCTGGAGTTCGCCGCATGA